The following is a genomic window from Benincasa hispida cultivar B227 chromosome 7, ASM972705v1, whole genome shotgun sequence.
cttatttttctccttttgttttgaatttaaaCCCTAGCTTTAGGCGTTTTGTTTGATTTATTTGTGACGGCGGAGGGAATGAGAAATCGTGCAATTTCGTCCTCCAATGGCCTGGACTCCTGTTTCTTCGTCTGGAAAGCTTAGAAAATGAGAGCGTGGCTTCAGGAAgggtatttttgtttttggtgtGGGGGAAGGATTTGTCTATGGAGATTTATCACAGTTGACCGAATGGTTTGGGAAGCAGTTGTCATTTTATTGAAGTGCCACTGCCACCGACTCACCCGTCTGTTGCCAAGTACCGCACTGCGTCTCCTGATGTGTGTCGTAATTGTCAAAAGTTCGGTATCTTTGGTGATTGGACAGCGAGTAGAAAAATGAGTAGTCTCAAGTTTGTTCAAGCAGAGCATTCTAACTCTCTTTCGACCATTGGTTCTTCTATAATTTCAAGAAGGCAGCTGAATGTTGAATGCTATTTGGTCGTaacaaaccttttttttttttcgtgtatttttcattttaattcttgaaattGCTCCAATGAGTATATGTGCGTCAATTTCTTCTAATAGGGATTGGAATGAAGATAAAACCTTTCATCAATTCTTTTTCAACATTGATGTTTATCATTTTGTCTTTTGGCAAAAACGCAGTAAAGGGATTTATAAGTGACGTTCTTTATTACAATTTACACTGGTAATGTGTAGGTTTCTTTATGATATAtgactatgatttatatcaaagaCTTTCGTTCTGTCACATTTTCAACCTTCTTGATTACGTTTTGAATAAGATCTCTATAATCTATATACTTTTCCAATTGATAGTACATTGTGCCTGAACAATTTTGTGGTTAAATGTTTCCGTTTCTGCCTGTGGATATTGTCTTACTCATCAGAATTGCTATTGTCAGATAATATGGAAAAGGCTACATACATAAGGTTTCTTGTATCGAATGCTGCGGCTGGTTCTGTAATTGGGAAAGGTGGTTCAACAATTAATGATTTCCAGTCACAGTCTGGTGCACGAATCCAATTGTCAAGGAATCATGAATTTTTTCCTGGAACCACTGATAGGATCATTATGGTATCTggatcaattaatgaaatattgaAGGCCATGGAACTCGTTCTTGCTAAGTTGTTGAGTGAGGTAATCTCTATGCAGTTCAAGTTCACCCTAGAATTAACTGTTCTATTATTTGTGattgattaaaattttgtttactgGTAGCTTCATGCTGAAGAAGGAGATGATGTTGAACCAAGAACAAAAGTGAGACTAATTGTTCCCCATAGTTCATGTGGAGCTATAATTGGCAAAGGAGGATCCACTATAAAGTATGATGCCGATATTTCTTCTATTACCATTTTATTGGCTACTAATtgctttataatttattaacttacacaatttattatcatttttaatttggttaaattacaagtttagttgaACTTTTAGGATTGTTTATAGTAATAGGTTCCCAAGATTTAAAAAGTATCTAACTGTtccataaacttttaattatgaGTTTAACAAGTCCAtagattttcaattttgtgccTTTAGGTTTGCGAATTTTAAAGAATGTCAAATAGGTGCTTTGCCCTTTGGGCACAAAATGGAAGTTCAGGatcctattagacacaaaattgaaagtttaaggaccaattaaacacaaaattgaaattttggggCTTattaaacaactttttaaattcTAAGGACCTATTAGACATAATCTCGAAAGTTTATGGAGTAAAGTTTACCTTTTGATTTTAAGGTTTTACATGTATGTGTGTAGATATATGTATTATAAAGcagaaaataaataatagcTAAGTGAACATTTTTCTCAAGACACCTGGAAAGTATTTTCTTTCTATATTTGTATTAAAGGTTCACTTTCCTTGTGAAGATTGTTAAAGAACCGTGGCTTGTTTATCTAGGAGTTTTTCCTTTTAACACTAtgtcttgtctatataagaaaCTTTGTAGAATTCAGATTTAGATCCTACTATGCTTGTTCTTATTTACAGCTTTTACTGAAAACGAGGTACACATTCTCATCATAAGCCATTGCTTTCACATTCATGTCCAGGAAGAAAGTACCACCTGATAGAATCGTGCTATTTTCTATTTGGAATCCGCATAATTTTTAAACCTTCTAGACAAGGTTGTATAATCTTATATAGACCAGATTCTATTCAAGTAAGGTCACtattttgttcttgtttttcttttttaagaaatgAAGTCATATTAAGAGAAAAAGAGGGGAGAATATATCCCAGGGGCGGGAGGTAGAGTGGACCTCCTCCCAAAAGAAACTAAAGAAAGCTTTCCAACTGTTTAAAGATTGCAGAAGGattgtaattttcaaaaaatattattaaaaggAAAACTCCACCAAAAAGTGGGAAGCTATACACTTCTACAGAAAGACCTGAAAACGGAGGACGTATCTTTGAAGGTTCTCTAGTTTCTTTCCAGCCAATATTTACCTTTTTGAATAACTTTGACCTTGAGAAAAATTCGAGGAGCCAACCATCAATCGTCTTTGGCAAACGGCCATCCACACCAAAGATGTTCATAAGGGAATTCCACCCAGTGACAACAAAGGAGGAGTGGAGAAACAGATGATCGAAGTATTTAGACCTAGGGCTGAGGAAAACTGAGCCTGACTTTTACAATTTCTTTGAACCCAATCTTGAGTATTTAAACCTCTATTGACCAAAGACAACAAAGTGACTGCATAATGTGTTCATTTTTATCAACTCATAAATGGTGCATGTTAGATGTTGATATTTCCTCACAGGAAGCAAGTAATGGTGCTGTAACACTGTTGTATAACGATTTCAGAAATACTGCAAGTAACTTTTGATTTGGATAATAAAATGGATTACCTTAGATTTTCAGATCATGGTTAAAGAGTAAATTTTTATATCAGAGTAAGTGTTATGCTAGTGAagttaaaagatatatatgggGAGAGAGAATACTCAGAAATAGATGATCTCCGCTTGTTGAGATTCGAGATTTGAGGATGGAATAGAAGTTTAAAGGGTGAAAATAACTATTTCCTCTAAGATGGTAATGAAATGGTCTTGTCTATTTCTTTCCTTTCACCCATTGATTCGATGAGTATCCATCTCCTACACATACGGGATATGCATAAAATGATTCCACTTTACTTAATTCAGGAAAATGAAAGTTCCAGAattttatgaagaaaatttGTCGCATCGGATAATTGACCAGTAtataaatgagaaaaagaagagcgaaaagaagaaaagtaatGGGGAGAGTTACCATAACAAGGGGAATCTGAAATTTACACATATAATGGTTTATTACTCTGTCACCTTCTTTCTTTGGCTAGAAGGTGACCTATCCTTTACCTTTTGAGAGCATCAAACAATCATTCAATTGTCTTCCTATTCAGTTTGAAATTTTTGCCAAATGTTTGGTAATTTCTTAATGATTGTTTTCATCTTTAACTACCATGAGTTGGCCAAGTGGTAAACTAAAAAAATCCAGGTAAATAATAAAAGACTTGGAAGGAATGAGTTCAAGCCATGGTGGCTATATTCCAAGgatttaattatttcaatatcTGACGAGTTACCTTTGCAACTAAATGTTGGTGGATCAGATGGTTATCATGTGAGAATGGTCAAGTTATGTGCATGCTAGCCCAAACGTTCATCGTTCatggatataaagaaaaatgtttgcatCTTTGTCTTGCCCAGTGgcttcttctttatcatttttcatttgtGCACAATCATGTATTTgaattccaaatttcataatttttatgaGGGaagtttatgatttttgtgtgaacaaaatatcatttgatATTTGGAGTGACAGGCCAACTTTTGCTGTTGCTGAAGTTTTGAGCCTTTTGAAATATCTGATCATCATACTCCCAGAAGACAAAATTCTCCTTACTTCATGTGGTGGTTATTAGTCTTTGATGACATTTTTCATCTCATATATTTCTTTTGcaatctttatttttaaaacttgtcagctattattattatttttgataaaaaacAGAACTTGTCAGCTGTTACTGGTTTGGTCAAATTCCAATGATCTTTGGTGTTCCTTGATTTGTTTTGTATCTATGCCTCCTTTGTAATTAACGTAAGTACGGTCAATTCCTTGCGAACTCCCAATGGAGGTACATTGTTAGGATATATCTTGAGGTAACTTTTCATCAAATCGATTGAAGATCAGTCCTATTGAAAACTTGTATCCTGTTATTTATGGTTGCCAACCTCAAAAATACCATAAAAGTGCTTTTTCCCCCCTATTTTTTGGATGCTTACATACTTCTACGATTATCCAGGTCATTCATTGAAGATTCTCAAGCTGGCATTAAGATATCCCCCCAGGATAATAACTATATGGGATCCACTGATAGGCTGGTGACGCTGTCTGGAACCATAGAAGAACAGATGCGAGCTACTGACTTAATTGTCTCAAAGCTTTCTGAAGACCCACATTACACCCAGTCAATGAATTATCCATTTTCATATCCGAGTAGGTCTTTGTTAAGGTTTTCTATTTCATTGTGGTATCATATTATTCCCAACAAAATCTATTAAATGGTGACTTGCATTTCGTGGTTCACAAAATGTTCATCTTATTTGGGGCACTTTCTTTCATCTGCTATATGCGATGCTGTTGCCTTATCTTGGTTTATGACGTGagtaatttatgttttatgcAAATCAACAAGTAGTGTATTTATAGGTTTAAATCACAGCATATGGTATGTTAGAAGAAATGTATTGTTCGGCCTTTTCAGTAAAGAAAACCAACTTGTCCTTGTTATGAGTGGTCAAGTAATAAGAAATGTCCGATAGATACTGCTAAATGctactcttttttttctttttcttttttttttgcattcCATCATTTATTTCCAATCTCGttcattatctttttttctccaACTGGAAATATAATTATTGGAATGTCAAATTGTAAAAGTTTGATGTAGTATAAATATGGAATTCTGAAGTTAAATACAACTCAAGGAGTTCATTTTAGGCTTAtacttttgagttttgaggAACTTCAGTGTTCATAGATTTGGGTCAAAAAAGAGCTGGGATAGTAGTTCATGACCTTTTGGATTCATTCACGAATTTGAAGTGCAGCAAACCTTTCAAGTTTCTAACCTACCACGTATACCAGACTAGAGCCAATGGTAAAGTCTGGTTTCTATTATGAAATGATGGCGGGTCAATATGTATTATTgttatacattttattttttggggTGGGGTTGGGGGTTTACTTGTTACAGAGAGCTCATAGTTACAAAAATTATCTAAAGAATTCCTAGGAGGAAATGGAAGCACTGTACACCCAAACAAGCCGCACTTCTGATTCAATTGCTGAAGTTGGTGTATCAGCTTATGAACTACGAAGGGAGCTGATTACAGAGTATTGTGTTGTCCTAAGATTTAAGGCAATTGTTGAGAGGTCCAAGTCCTCTTGTctcaaagagagagagagagagagagagagaggtccAAGTCGAACTGAAGGAAAATATTTGTacttaagaaaagaaaggaaaagatgaATGAATAGTTTTCCCACTTGTAAATTCTTTCTGTTTTTGttattttccttatttaatcttttacttGCTTTTGCTACAGCCTCATACAATGCTATGAACTATGGATCCAACGGAGGAACTGGAGGGAGGTTTCAAAACAACAAGGTTTGTCCATCAACTGTAGCTTTGCTATCACTACTACTGCTGTCAAAATGAGTGATCTCTGGAAATAACTGGTTTGGTGTTTTTatccacacacacacacacacacaaaaaaaaaaaaaaaaaaagagaaataattaacaaatattgTCTGAACAACATTGCCATGCCATGCGTAATATTAACTAATATGGTTGATATTGACGGTAAAACAACTGAAATCCCAACAACGTGATGCTTCtattatttaatgaatttcatGCATTTAAGAATTTCAACCCCTCTCTGAGGACTTCAAAGAATCTAGATACTGGTTTTCTCTTTTAACAACTATTTTTCTCCCGCCCTCCTCCTAACTGctgaaaaaaaatgttaacaaACTGCATAAAATTGGGACTTTATGCAATTGcatatatatattggatattttTATCCTCCTCTGTGACTATATGATATTGCTGACATAAGATCTTCTGAAATTGTCCAGGAGGAACGGAATAACTCCTTGACTATTGGCGTTTCAGACGGCCACATCGGATTAGTTGTTGGTCGTGGTGGAAGAAACATACTGGAAATTAG
Proteins encoded in this region:
- the LOC120082100 gene encoding protein BTR1 codes for the protein MESTESSYVSSPEAPAKRSPPPPKSPNSDNMEKATYIRFLVSNAAAGSVIGKGGSTINDFQSQSGARIQLSRNHEFFPGTTDRIIMVSGSINEILKAMELVLAKLLSELHAEEGDDVEPRTKVRLIVPHSSCGAIIGKGGSTIKSFIEDSQAGIKISPQDNNYMGSTDRLVTLSGTIEEQMRATDLIVSKLSEDPHYTQSMNYPFSYPTSYNAMNYGSNGGTGGRFQNNKEERNNSLTIGVSDGHIGLVVGRGGRNILEISQASGARIKISDRGDFMSGTTDRKVTITGSQRAIRAAESMILQKVAYASERVLAQ